GCCGCTCCATCCTTGAGCACAGCCGCTCGTGCCGCTTGGCGGCAGGGCGGTCGCCGGGGGGCCGGGCGTAAAGGGGTAAAAGGTTCCCCCCGGCTCTTTTCTTCGGGTTTGACGCGCCCCGTGGGACGGTGGTAAACTTGGTGGAGAGGGACGCAATAGCCGCTTTGCGTGTAAGTGCGGGGAAGTGGAGATGGGTCGCAGCCCTACAGCACAGAGGCGCCGCGGCTTGGACGGCGCGCCCGCCCGCGGGCCGGGTCGGAGAGCCGCGGTGGAAGATGCCTACTCGACGGGCCGCAGCTTGCGGTGGAGTCCCCGCATATGGTTTGCCACCGTAGGGCTTGCTCTGACGGCGCTTGCAACCGTCTCGCTTCTTTGCGCCACGGGCCGCCGCCTCGCCGCCCTGTGCAGGCGCGCCGCCCTGAGTGCGCCCCCTGTCCATGGGCTGAGAGTGCGGGCCGCAGAGGCCATGGGCGGGGTGGCTGCCGTAGCGCGCCTGCTGCCGTTCATGGCTGCGGCGGGCTCTCTATCCGCAGTGCTGCGCCTTGAGCGCGCCCTCTCCTACAGGATATATCTCTTGCGATGCCGCGGCGCTTCTGCGATGCGGCTGGCGGGACGCATCCTCGACAGAGTGGAGCTCTCGCTGGAGCGCTCCTTCGCACACCTGCTCCATGCCCTGAAACATGCGCTTCGCCCCGGGCCAGCCCTTGGAGGGCTTCTCCTGCCGGGACTCGCCTCCTTCTCGACCCTCTTCATAGTGACGGCCGCAAGTCTCGACACGCCGGCTCCTCCCGGGCGCCAGCCCGCGGTTGCGGCCGGGACGGAAATAACGCCTTCGACAGCCGCCGGGGTCGCCTCCATCGGCTCCCCGGTCCTGACGACGGCGGCTGCGCCGTGGCTCTACGGCCGGCCGCTGCCGCAGCGCCCGGCGCCGCCCCAAGGCCGGGGGCCGGCCGGGACGGAGGGGGCGGAGCCGCCGCCGTCGCTCCACTTCACCAGGGGGCGCACCGACAGGATGGAGCTCGCCCTCACCTTCGACGGCGGCTCGCAGGCCGACGAGGCCGTGACGATCCTCGATATCCTCAGAGAACGCTCGATAAAGACCACCATCTTCCTTACGGGACGGTTCATAAGACTCTATCCGGAACTCGTGCGTCGCATGGTGAGGGAGGGACACGAGGTGGGCAACCACACGATGACGCACCCCCACCTGACCGACTACGCCGCCACCTTCAGGCATACCACCCTCGCCGGCGTTGACAGGGAGTTTCTGGCACGGGAGCTCGAAGGGGCCGCCCGCCTCTTCCGCGAGACGACGGGCGAGGAGATGGTCCCGCTTTGGCGCGCCCCCTACGGCGAGATAAACGACGAGCTCATGGAGTGGGCCGCCGGCGAAGGCTACGTCCACGTCGGCTGGACGACGGACCATGCAAGCCGCGAAAGCCTCGACACCCTCGACTGGGTGGCCGACAGGGGCTCGCCCTTCTACCGCAGCGCCTTCGAGATGAAGAGCCGCCTGCTCTCCTTCGGCTGGACGGGAAAAGGGCTTCGCGGAGGCGTGGCGCTCATGCACCTGGGCACGGCCCGAAGCGACGACAGACTCACCTCGGTGCTGGCCCCGCTCCTCGATGAGCTCGCTTCACGGGGCTACCGCTTCGTAAGAGTGACGGAACTGATGAAGAGAAAGGACGGCGGCCGCGCCCTGGCGTGGGTGAGGGAGAAGGCGGACCGCAGACAAAGAAAGGGCTCGACAATCGTCGCGCGAAGTCCGAAACCGCCCGCCGCGGCCGCCCTCCTCATGACCCCAGGCTACCTGCCGCCGCTCAAAGAGACCCTGCTCCTGCCCTGGAGGGAGCCTTCCTGACAAAGAGTACGAAGGAAGCCGAAGGGGGCGCTCGCCCGAGGAAACCTTTTGGAAACTCTGATTTATTGCACTGAGGGAACCTTTTTGAAAAAAGGTTCCCTCAGACTCCCTCCAAAAACTTTTAACGCCCTGCGGGTCATCCCGATTTTGCAAGCAAAATCGGGATGACCCACAGGGAATTAAAAATCTTTGAAGGGGGTGTTTTGTCCGCATTGGCTGCCAGGGGGGCGGTCCTCTGGAGGTTCGGGGCGCAAAGGCGTAACAATCCCGCCTGGCGCGCCCCCCCGGGCCACCGCGTATCACGAAAGCGGTCAAGAAGAAGGGTGAAAGAAGACGCAAAATCCGCTCTCCGGTGGAGCGGATAGAGGAGGATTGTCAGCGATAAAGAAGCGCCCCCTTGTCCTGCCCCAAAGCTCCAGAAGTATGGAATATCAGTGTTATGGACGGTGAAAGCCAGGTTTCATTGACTTTCCTGGAGGTTGATGTATAATTTTGGCGTGTTTTTGTTTGGGAACGAAGACAAACGGAGACTTTGGGTGGAATAAAGAGTTATACACAAAAAGGATAAGTCATGATGGATTTTGAAGTTATGCTTTCTGGAGGCAGTGGGCATTTCCATATTCATGGACGTGGCAATGTGGAGATTCCGCCAAACAAGCTGATATTTGACCCCTCGGTACTGCATTACTTAATGAGCCATGAATTAAAATATAATAATAACTATCAAGTGTATATCCCAAATAGCTTGTATAAACTAATATCCTTATCTAAAGATAGTGATGAATACAAAGCGTTTTTAAGCAAGCTTCTTTTTTATTTCTCTTATTCACCTTATCGTCATCGAAATCGAAGAAACTCTGAGATGTCACAATGTAACTGGGAGAGATTTTATGATAATATCGAAAAAATTTCTTTCACGAAAATTTCTGATGAAGATGTTGAGGACAAACAAGAATACCATGCTATTCTCTCAATGTTTCGAAATCGTCAATTCTATATTTCTATGAGTCCAAAATTGAATCTTTTGGGTGATGTAATAGCAACAATTATCGGGTTTAGCAAAAAAACTGGCGTCCCGATTCTCTGTAAAACTCGAAACTTTGCGAACTTGCTAAGAGAAAAAATAGTAAGTATAGAGTTACCAAAAAGGTTTGATGATGTAGTAATAAAAAAGCAAGAAATTACTGGTCAGTTATTTCGTTTTCACGGTGGGAGGGCGACCAAGTTCTTCATTGGAGTCGTCCTTTCTGTTGGGGGATCTATTTATCCAGCAATTGGTGTGCTTGGCATAGTGTTCGTCTTTATGGATCCATAGTAGTGTATAACAAGGCGCTGCATCTGACCGCCTGAAAAGAACTAACATGGTTATTAGAGCAGTTTGAGCCCGCAAAAGAAAAGTTCAGGAAATATTTGGATTTGAGCAACTGAAAAAACCTAACAGCCCTGCCCCCTCGGCATCTCAGCCTACAACCCTGACTTCCTCATCGGAGAGGTGTTTTGAAGCATAATTCAAGGCCGCCAGGATGTCTTCCTTTGTAATGTCGTATTCAGCCATCACTTCCTCGTAAGTCATCCCTCCGGCGAGCTTGCCAAGGACCAGATCAACCGGAACGCGGGTACCCTTTATCACAGGCTTCCCGAAACGCACCTTTTCATCCGCCTCTATTCTCGGAGCTATTTCCATAACAGATCACCCCCTCTGCGCGGTCTTTCCTGATTTTACCATACCCTCCCCCAAACTCAATCAGGATGCGCAAAGGAAAGGGGCAAACCGGAAGTTCCGCCAGGCCCTCTTTTTTGCTTGCCCGGCGGTGGCCCGGAGGGGCGGGGCGCGCCAGGCGGGAACTTGTTGACAGAAAGTCTTCCCCCGTCTCCTCAGAAGTCGACCGCTCCCTTGCCGAGCATCCTCTCTATCTCCTCGATCATCCGTTCCCTGTGGGTAGCGCCCCAGTAGATGCGGCCGCAGCCGGGACAGCGCGCAAAGCTCCGGCAGGTCTCGAAGACATAGGCCGGCACGACCGCCTCGACCTCCGACCTCCCGACCCTCTCAAGAAGGACGTTGCAGCGAAGACACCTTGTGAGAAAACCCCGTTGCGGCAGGCCGAAGCGCTCCACCACGCTCCGGAGCTGTGCGTCCACGTGGTCGCTTTCGACGAGGAACGACCTGCCGCGGGCGAGCCTGCGCCTTATGAGCAGCCTGTCGCGCGTCAGGATGGTGCGTCCCTCCTCGACGGCCCTCCTTACGAGCACGGCGTCGTCTATGGCGCGCTCGTAGGCCACGTCGAAGCCGAGGGTGCGCATCCAGCGGGCGAGCTTGCCGAGCATGGAGTCGGCTATGAACCTGCCGCCTTCGACCATCGTGCGCCTTGCGTTGAACGTCCTTGGATGGAGTCTCCCGGCAGGCACGCCCTTGCCGCGCTCTCCGGGAGGTCGGGGCGCAAAGGCGTAAAAGTCCCGCCTGGCGCGCCCCCACCTCCCGGAGAGCGCCGCGCCGGCAGAAGCGACGCGCCTGAGAGTCTTGCGGCAGCCCCGGGGCCGCGCCCCTTTCCAGACGAGGCCGGACCCTTCCGGCCGTCTCAGAGTATGAGCATGGCGTCGCCGTAGCTGTAGAAGCGGTAGCGGCGGCGGACCGCCTCGGCGTATGCCTCCATTACGAGGTCCTTTCCGGCGAAGGCGCAGACGAGCATGATCAAGGTCGAGCGGGGAAGGTGGAAGTTGGTTATCAGGGAGTCTACGGCCTTGAACTCGAAGCCCGGATAGATGAAGAGGTCCGTAACGCCCGAGAGCCTGGGCTCGTCGAAGCCGTCGAGAACGGCCGTCTCGAGGGCCCTCGTGACGGTCGTGCCCACGGCCACGACCCTGCGTCCCTCGGCGCGGGCCCTCCTGAGGGCGTCGAGGACCTCGGCCGTCACGTGATAGCGCTCGCCGGCCATACGGTGCTCCCTCACGTCGTCGGCCTTGACGGGCATGAAGGTGCCCGGCCCGGTGTGGAGCGTCAGGAAACGCACCTCAACCCCCTTCGCCCTGAGAGATTCGATCTGCTCAGCCGTGAAGTGGAGGCCGGCCGTGGGAGCGGCCACGGCGCCGTCGTTCCTTGCGAAGACCGTCTGGTAACGCTCGGCGTCGGCGCCGTCGGGCTCGCGCCTTATGTATGGAGGAAGCGGCACCCGGCCGACGCGCTCCATGGCGGCCCTCACATCGCCGTCCTCGAACTCCACCAGCCGAAGGCCGCCGGCGTCCCGGCCCCGGAGCACCCGCGCCGTGAGAACGTCGCCCCTGTCGCCGAAGAAGAGCACCGTCCCCTCCCGCACGGGCCGCGACGAACCCACAAGGCAGCGCCAGCGCCGGAGACCGGGCCCCTCGCCCCCTTTAGCGGCATCGGGCTCCACGACCAGTAGCTCCACCCGTCCGCCCGTGGCCTTGCGCCCCACAAGCCGCGCCGGCATGACGCGGGTATCATTGAGCACCAGCACATCGCCGGGGCGCAGCCACTCGCCCACGTCACCGAAGCTGCGGTGGAAGAGCCTTGCGCCGCGCCTGTCGAGCACCATGAGCCGCGAAGCGCCGCGCTCCGGGGCCGGACGCTGGGCTATGAGTTCGGCGGGCAGCCGGTAGTCGAAGTCCTGCGGCCCCATATTTGCGCCACCTCCATGACGCACGACAAGGGAAGCTCTGATTAATTACCCTGGGGGAGACTTTCTGTAGAAGGGCCACAGGCCCACGTCTCCCCAAGACCCCCCTCGTATGCTATTCGGATGTTTGGCGGTCCTCTGGAGGTTCGGCCCGCGCCAGGCGGGATTTTTACGCCTTTGCGGCCCGAACCTCCAGAGGACCGCCACCCCGGGCAGCCAATGCGGACAAAGACACCCCCTTCAAAGACTTTCAATACGACTTGGTTTCCCCCTGTTTTGCCAAGCAAAACAGGGGGAAACCAAGTCGCATTAAAAGTTTTTGGAGGGAGTCTGAGGGAACCTTTTTACAAAAAGGTTCCCTCAGTGCAATAAATCAGAGTTTCCCAAGAAGACTCTCGGCCCCACAGGGGGGACCACCCTGGGAGGACTCGCCGGAGAGAGGCTCCCCCCTCTATCCCGTCGGCCGTGGAGGGGATCGTTACCCCCGGTCAATGCCTGTAGAAGCTGAGGGCGTAGAGGAGGACGAGCCCGAAGACCATGGCCGCCAGGCCCATCGCCCTCAGGTTCTTTTCCGGTATCTCTTCGAGGAGCCGCGCCCACTCTTTCACCCTGTGAGGGAAGGCGAAGTACGGTATGCCCTCGACGATGAGGACCACGGCCAGCACTGTGAAGGCGAAGACCACGACACCTCCATTGCAGCACAGCTCCGGCGGCTGCGCAAGACCCGGTGCGACGGAAAGGGAACGCCTCTCAGAACGGTGAGCGGACGATGGAGAAGGCCGGAGAGCCGCCGTCGTCGACCACCTCGAGGAGATAGGGGCTCTTGACCACCTCTCCCTCTTCGTCCATGGAGATGAGACCCGTGAGACCGTGGAAGCCCTCGATATCGAGAAGGGCCTTGCGCACCGCCGAGGGCCTGGTGGTGCCAGCGGCCTTCAGGGCCTCGGCTATGAGCATGAACGCGTCGTATGCCTCGGCCACGAACGTGGCGGGCGGGCGTCCCTCCCTCTTCCGGTAGCCTTCGACAAAGTCCCGCACCATCGGCTCATCAGCGAGGGGGGAGAAACCCGCGTAGAGGAGGGTGCCCACCACGATATCGCCGCCGGCGAGGAAAGTCTCGGTGCCGAGCTCCTCGCCTCCCACAAGCGGCAGCCTGAGCCCGGCGGCCCTTGCGGCCTCGAGGAAGTCGATGGCCGAGCGGTCCGAGCCTGCGAAGATGACGGCGTCCACGGGCATCGCGCTCTTTATCTCCTCGACGGCCGCGGCGACGTCGTCGGCCGTGAAGATGTGTCCCTCGGCCTTGATCTCGGCGCCCGTCTTGGCGGCGGCCATCCTGAAGAAGCTGGCCACGCTGAGCGCCTCGTCCTCCATGACCGTCACCAGCGCAAAGCGCTTGAGGCCCGCCTCGGCCGTGGCGTACTCCATGAGCTCGTCGGCCGCCTTCTGGCCCGGCAGGCTGGTCCTGAAGACGAACGGCCCGCTTCTCCCTATGTGACGGCGCGTGCCGGCCGATATGAAGACCGTCGAGGACTCGTTGGCCATGTACACGGGCGCGAAGGTCGACCAGCCGGTCGGCGAGCCTATGATGGCCACGACCCCCTGCTTTATGAGCTCGTCCATGCCGGTCCTCGTTGCGCCCTGCTCGCTCCTGTTGTCGTACTCCACTATTTCGATGGGGGCCCCGTCGACACCGCCCGCGCCGTTGAAGGACTCGGCGGCGAGCCTTGCGCCCTCGAAGGTCATGAGTCCGTAGGCCGAGTCCTCGCCCGTCTTGGGACCGAGCACGCCCACCTTGAGCAGCCGTTCGCGCTCCTGCTCCGGCTCGCCCACCCCCGTCTCTTCGGGCTTTACCACCACCTGCGCCACGAGCTCCTCGAAGCTCTGGGGGCCCTTCTCCTCTTCCTCTTCACTGGAGCAGCCGGACAAGACGAGAAGGACCGCGAGCGAGAGGACCGCCGCGGCCGAAAAGACGCTGCTACGACTCTTCATCGTCCTTCACCTCGAGGTCCGTCACCTTCCGCGGTATGGCGTTGTAGAGCACTTCCTCCACGGAGAAGACGGCCTGCTCTCCGCCGCGCCTTGCGTAGTAGCCCCTGTTGACCTTGTCGCGGGCGCCGATCTCGAGGGTGTGGCGCACGCCGTGCTCGTCGTGAAAGACGATGCGCACCCTCGGGTCGTCCATGCCGTAGGCCGCCGGGTCCTCAGGCGCTTCGTCGACGAAGGCCTTCACCTTGCCCTTCTTGAGCTGCACGAGAAGCTCCATGACCTTTACGAAGTCCGTCCTCCCCTCGGGCAACTCGAGGGCGTTCCACACGCCCTCCTTCGGATGCTCGACAAAGACCCTCGTGCCGTCGCGCCACCGCACGTCGAAGCTCTTCACCCTCGTGGGCTCGAAACGGACTATGGACTTGTCCCTCAGGTCGTAGAGGTCGAGGTCCGAGTCGGTCATGATGTCCGAGTGGATCCTCAGCACCCTGGGGTCCCCCTCTATCATGGCGAAGGCCACGTTGTGGGTCGGCCCCTTGTCGCCGAAGCGCACCGTCCTGGTGAAGGAGTCGGTGCGCAGCTCGACCACGAGGTAGGGGTCGGCAAGGCCCATCTCTTCGAGCTTCTCCGCAGGGGCCTCGTCGAAGAGCACGGCGTCCATCCTGGCGTCGACGAGGTTGCGGAGGAAGGCCTCGATCTCTTCGCCGTCGCCGGCGGCCTCGACCGGGGCGGTGACGACCCAGCCGTCCTCCGTGCGCCGGGCCTGCTTCACCACGTCCTCGCCGCGGCGCTTTATCGTGAAGGATACGACATCGGAGGGCCTGAAGAGGAAGAGCCTTCTCTGCAGCTCCTCCTGCGCCTTCTTGTCCTCCATCTTGCGGTCGAAGATGTAGAAGGAGCCTCCAATGGCCGCGAGGATGATGACCCAGAAGATCGTCTTCTTGAAGAATCTCATCGCATATCCGGGCGGAGCCGCGTCCCGCTCCGAGCCTCCATGGAGGTCACTTCTCGAGCCTCTTCCTGAAGAAGACGCCCAGACCGGCGATGCCCACCAGGGTGGGCGGCATGACGACGGCCACCCAGAAGATGAGCCGCCCCTGGGTGGCCGTGAGGATGACCGGGGTTATGCCCTCCTGCTTCTTCCTGATCGATATGAGGTCGGCCTCCTCGGCGAGCCAGGAGACGATGTTGAGGAAGAAGTCGCGGTTGCCCGCCAGGTTTATGTGCGTGTTGCTCACGAAGTCGGAGTCTCCCACCGTTATCAGCTTCGCGTAGGTCTTGCGCTCGCCTTCGGGCGTCTCCTTCGCGCCCTCGACCTTCGTCTCCACGAGGACCACCGATACGAGCGGCACCGGACCTTTTCTGTCCTCGTCCTCGTCGAACTCCGCCTTGCCGTCCTCGAGGCTCTTTCTGTCGGTCTCGGCCCAGCTCGACTTTCCCGTGCTCGCGAGCATATAGATGCCTGCTTCCGGGTTCGGCTGCACGGCCACGCTGCGGGCGAGGGGGAAGAAGGTCATGAGGTTGAACTCGGCCGTTATGGGATGGTCCTTCTCGTAGGCGGTCACGACGGGCACGAGGTAGTTGGCGCCGAAGACCTGCGAGAGCGTGTCTATCACGATGTCGTCGCCCACGTGGAAGCCGTAGCCGCCGAGGTAGTCGACGAGGGCCGGCACCGTGCCAGGGTCGAGCATGAAGAGCACGCTCCCGCCGCCGTCGATGTAGGCCGTAATCTTGTCGAGCTCCGAGGGCAGGAGGTTGCGCTTGGGACCGCTTACGACGAGCACGGCGCAGTCTTCGGGCACGGCCTCCTCCTCGACCAGCAGGAGCTCCTTTACGCTGAAGTTCTCCTTTTCAAGCGACTCCTTGACGGCCTTGTAGCCGTCCTGCCGGTCGCTTGAGATGCTGTTCTCGCCGTGCCCCTTGAGGAAGTAGACGCTCTTCATGTAGTCGCGCGTGACCTTGAGAAGGGCGTTCGTGATCTTCTCCTCGCTCTCGTAGCCTATGCGCTCCTCGCGCCCGCCGCTGCGCAGAAGCGTGGTCCTGTAGGAGGTGACGCCGTACTTCTCGGCCAGCGCCGGCTTCTTGTCGGGATCGACGAACCAGTAGGTGAAGCGCGGCGACTCGGAGGCGTAGCTTTCGAGAAGGTCCTCCATGGCCTGGCGCGTGCGCTCGTCGGTGCGGTAGAAGGCTATGGCCTCCACGTCGCGGTCGAGGGAGTCCAGTATCTTGAGCGTCTGGTCCGAGAGCGTATAGCGCTTGGTGGCCGTCAGGTCCAGGCGCATCTTGTACTTCATGCTCATCATGGCCACTATGACGAGTATGACCGTGAAGACCAGCACCATGAGCACCGCGTTGGCCCCGTACTTGGCGGACCGGCCCGTGAGCGCGGCCCTTATCTCCGGGAAGTTGACGTAGACGAAGAGCAGCGACAGGAGCACGCCGGCCCAGATGAGCCCGGCCACCGGGGCCGACATGTCGCCCGTCACCATGTAGGCCACCGCCCCGACCACCATCAAGACCAGTCCCGCAAGTCCTGCAATGAGTATGTATCGCTTCAACGCCTCAAACCCCTCCGTCAGTCAGGTCGACCCTCTCAGCCCCTCCACCTCTTAGACTCGAGCATGCGCAGCGTGAGGAAGAGGAAGAGGAAGATGAAGATGGCGTAGTATATTACGTCCTCCGTATCGATGACCCCCTTGGCGAAACTCTCCACGTGCTGGGTGATGGAGACGTAGGCGAGGAACCTGCCGATCCCGGGCGTGACGAAGGGGACCGACATGCTGAGCATCCAGAAGAGGAAGAGCACGCCGAAGGAGATCGTGGCGGCGATGATCTGGTTCTCGGTGAGCGACGAGGCGAAGAGCCCCAAGGCGATGAACGAGGCGCCCAGCAAAAAGAGCCCCAGGTAGCCCGTGATGATGGGCCCCGTCTCCGGCTCGCCGAAGTACATGACAAGGGCCGGGAAGATGAGCGAGGCAAGGAGCATGGCCCCGAGCACCCCGAGGCAGGAGAGGAACTTGCCCGCGAGCACCTGCGTGTCCGTAACGGGGTAGGAGAGCAGCAGCTCAATGGTGCCGCTCTTTTTCTCCTCCGAGAACTGGCGCATGGTGATAAGCGGCGTCATGATGAGCATTATCATGCTTATGATGCCGAAGAGCGGACGGATGACGCTCTCGGTCACGTTCAGGAGGTTCGCCTGCCTGGCAAGGGTCGGATCGATCTGGGCCTGGAAGCTCAGCTTCGAGAAGTAGGCGAAGAGCCCGTAGAAGAGATAGCCCGTGATGGCCAGAAACATGGCTATGACCACGTAGGCTATGGGGGAGCTGAAGTAACTCCTGAGCTCCTTGACGAACAGCAGATATATGTTCCTCATCTCCGATTCCCTGTCTCTCGTCTGCCGCCCGGCCGGTGCGGGGAAGGCCGTCGGGCGCGGTCCTTCCGGGCAGGCGGTTTCTGCTTCTTCGCAGGTGCGCAGCCCTTGCCGGGCCGCATTGCAAGCAACGTCGTGGCCGGGCCTGCGACTCTTCGCGGGCCTCTTCGGGCGACCCCCCCGACCTTGCGGGCCTCCGCCCCCGGCCTACTCCCTCGTAACGAGCTTCACGAATATCTCCTCGAGGCTCAGCTCTATGGGCCTCATCTCGAGGAGTCCCCAGCCCTGCTTCACGATGAGCGCCGGGATATCTCTTCTCACGTCCCGTCCCTTTTCGAGGTCCACGTAGAACTCGCAGGCGCCGTCCGCTCCGCGCCCGCCATGGCGGCCGCCCTCTCCGGCGGCGGGCTCGACGGCCTTGACGCCCGCCATGGCCGCTATGGCGCTCTTTACGTCGCGGGCCGGACCGTCCACCCGGAGCTTGAGCCTGTTCGAGCCCTGGAGCCTGTCGGTGAGCCCCTTAGGCGTGTCTACGGCCACCACGCGGCCCTCGTTTATGATGAGCACCCTGTTGCAGGTCATGCTCACCTCCGGCAGTATGTGGGTGCAGAGGATGACGGTCCTCGTGCCGGCAAGCCCCTTTATGAGGTCGCGTATCTCCACTATCTGCTTCGGGTCGAGGCCGATGGTGGGCTCGTCGAGTATGAGGACCTCGGGGTCGTTTATGAGGGCCTGGGCAAGGCCCACCCTCTGGCGGTAGCCCTTGCTCATGTGTCCGATGAGCTTTCTGCGCATGTGGGTTATGCCCACCTCGCCCATGACACGTTCGACCCGACCCTTGACCTCCGAGGCGGCCACCCCCTTGATGCCGGCCACGAAGCGCAGGTAGTCCTCGGCGGCCATGTCCCTGTAGAGGGGGACGCTCTCGGGGAGATAGCCGAGCCGTTTCCTCACCTCCAGCGACTCCTCGAAGACATCGAAGCCCGCGACCC
The window above is part of the Deltaproteobacteria bacterium genome. Proteins encoded here:
- the queA gene encoding tRNA preQ1(34) S-adenosylmethionine ribosyltransferase-isomerase QueA, coding for MGPQDFDYRLPAELIAQRPAPERGASRLMVLDRRGARLFHRSFGDVGEWLRPGDVLVLNDTRVMPARLVGRKATGGRVELLVVEPDAAKGGEGPGLRRWRCLVGSSRPVREGTVLFFGDRGDVLTARVLRGRDAGGLRLVEFEDGDVRAAMERVGRVPLPPYIRREPDGADAERYQTVFARNDGAVAAPTAGLHFTAEQIESLRAKGVEVRFLTLHTGPGTFMPVKADDVREHRMAGERYHVTAEVLDALRRARAEGRRVVAVGTTVTRALETAVLDGFDEPRLSGVTDLFIYPGFEFKAVDSLITNFHLPRSTLIMLVCAFAGKDLVMEAYAEAVRRRYRFYSYGDAMLIL
- a CDS encoding DUF433 domain-containing protein; this encodes MEIAPRIEADEKVRFGKPVIKGTRVPVDLVLGKLAGGMTYEEVMAEYDITKEDILAALNYASKHLSDEEVRVVG
- a CDS encoding ABC transporter permease, with amino-acid sequence MRNIYLLFVKELRSYFSSPIAYVVIAMFLAITGYLFYGLFAYFSKLSFQAQIDPTLARQANLLNVTESVIRPLFGIISMIMLIMTPLITMRQFSEEKKSGTIELLLSYPVTDTQVLAGKFLSCLGVLGAMLLASLIFPALVMYFGEPETGPIITGYLGLFLLGASFIALGLFASSLTENQIIAATISFGVLFLFWMLSMSVPFVTPGIGRFLAYVSITQHVESFAKGVIDTEDVIYYAIFIFLFLFLTLRMLESKRWRG
- a CDS encoding DUF2065 domain-containing protein produces the protein MVFAFTVLAVVLIVEGIPYFAFPHRVKEWARLLEEIPEKNLRAMGLAAMVFGLVLLYALSFYRH
- a CDS encoding ABC transporter ATP-binding protein; translated protein: MIEVENLTKSYGNFQALRGISFTVGKGEILGFLGPNGAGKTTTMRILTCFFPATSGKARVAGFDVFEESLEVRKRLGYLPESVPLYRDMAAEDYLRFVAGIKGVAASEVKGRVERVMGEVGITHMRRKLIGHMSKGYRQRVGLAQALINDPEVLILDEPTIGLDPKQIVEIRDLIKGLAGTRTVILCTHILPEVSMTCNRVLIINEGRVVAVDTPKGLTDRLQGSNRLKLRVDGPARDVKSAIAAMAGVKAVEPAAGEGGRHGGRGADGACEFYVDLEKGRDVRRDIPALIVKQGWGLLEMRPIELSLEEIFVKLVTRE
- a CDS encoding polysaccharide deacetylase family protein encodes the protein MGRSPTAQRRRGLDGAPARGPGRRAAVEDAYSTGRSLRWSPRIWFATVGLALTALATVSLLCATGRRLAALCRRAALSAPPVHGLRVRAAEAMGGVAAVARLLPFMAAAGSLSAVLRLERALSYRIYLLRCRGASAMRLAGRILDRVELSLERSFAHLLHALKHALRPGPALGGLLLPGLASFSTLFIVTAASLDTPAPPGRQPAVAAGTEITPSTAAGVASIGSPVLTTAAAPWLYGRPLPQRPAPPQGRGPAGTEGAEPPPSLHFTRGRTDRMELALTFDGGSQADEAVTILDILRERSIKTTIFLTGRFIRLYPELVRRMVREGHEVGNHTMTHPHLTDYAATFRHTTLAGVDREFLARELEGAARLFRETTGEEMVPLWRAPYGEINDELMEWAAGEGYVHVGWTTDHASRESLDTLDWVADRGSPFYRSAFEMKSRLLSFGWTGKGLRGGVALMHLGTARSDDRLTSVLAPLLDELASRGYRFVRVTELMKRKDGGRALAWVREKADRRQRKGSTIVARSPKPPAAAALLMTPGYLPPLKETLLLPWREPS
- a CDS encoding DUF4340 domain-containing protein → MRFFKKTIFWVIILAAIGGSFYIFDRKMEDKKAQEELQRRLFLFRPSDVVSFTIKRRGEDVVKQARRTEDGWVVTAPVEAAGDGEEIEAFLRNLVDARMDAVLFDEAPAEKLEEMGLADPYLVVELRTDSFTRTVRFGDKGPTHNVAFAMIEGDPRVLRIHSDIMTDSDLDLYDLRDKSIVRFEPTRVKSFDVRWRDGTRVFVEHPKEGVWNALELPEGRTDFVKVMELLVQLKKGKVKAFVDEAPEDPAAYGMDDPRVRIVFHDEHGVRHTLEIGARDKVNRGYYARRGGEQAVFSVEEVLYNAIPRKVTDLEVKDDEES